DNA from Petropleomorpha daqingensis:
TGATCGCCGTCACGATCGCCACGCTGGCACCGGGCCTCGTCGGGGACGGGGTGTTCAAGGTGCTGACCTACGCCTGCTACGCCCGGCAGGACATGCGGACCCCGGTCCGGGCCATGGGCGGCCAGGCCGTCGTGTTCCTCGTCCTGGCGGGTTGCTCGCTGCTGGTGCCCGTCGCGGCGGTGCCGCTGGTGCTCGGGATCGCCTGGTCGCTGGCGAACACGGTGGGCGCGTGGCGGTTGGCCGTGACGCAGGCTTCGGGGCTCCGCTCGCTGGAGAGACGGCTGGGGCCGGGTGTGGTCCGGGTGGTCGCAGGGGCCGCTCTGATGGCGGTCCCGGTGGCGCCCGTCGTCGTCCTCGTCCCGCGGGTGCTCGAGGGCCGGGCCGGCTGGCTGGTCGCCGGAGGGGCGGCCGTGGTGCTCGGTACCGCTGTATTCCTCCTCGTCCAGGCGTGGCTGCGCGCGCCGGAGCTGTCCTGGCTGACCCGCGGCCTGATCCGGCCCCGGCAGGCCCCGGCGAGGGGGGTGGAGGCGTGAGCACTCTGACCGTTCCCGCCCCCGCTTTCGGCATCCGGCCGCGGCGTCGGCGGTGGACGGGCCTCGAGCCGCTCGTCCTCGGCGGGGCCGTCCTCGCCGGAGGTCTGGCGGCCTACCGCCCGCTCCTGGCGGTCGCGGCGTGCGGGGCGCTGCTCCTGGCCGGGCTCGTGTGGCGCCGCCCGGCGGTCGCCGGTTACCTCCTCGTCGGCATCACCCCACTGGTCGCCGGCATCGACCGCGGGGTGGCCATCCCCTTCTTCCGGCCCAACGAGGCCCTCGAACTGCTGCTCGGAGCCACCCTGGCCCTGCGCTGGCTGTGCGGTCTGCGCCGGGGAGCGGTCAGGTTCCGGGGGCCCGGGCGGCTCGAGGTCGCCATCGTGGCGATGGCGGTCGCCAACTCCGTCGTCCTCCTGCTGGCCATGTCCGTGCGGGGCCAGGAGATCACCGCCGACGACCTGCTCTACAGCCTCGTGCTCTGGAAGCTGCTCGCGCTGTACCTCATCGTCCGGGCCGCGGTCCGCACTGTCCCGGAGGTGCGCATCTGCCTGCTGGTGTCGGTCGCTGCGGCGTGCGTCGTGGCGGTCATCGGCATCCTGCAGGGCCTCGGGGTGCTGGGCGTCCGCACATTCCTCACGCACTACTACTCCCAGTTCGGCGCGGTCACCCAGCTGACGTCGGTCCGTGGCTCGTCCACCCTGGGCCTGCCTGCGGCGACCGCCGACCTGATGATCCTCAACCTCGCGCTCCTCACCGCGCTGTGGCTGCGTGAGCGACGCCGCACCGCGCTGTTCTGCGCGGGCGTCGCCGTCCTGGTCTTGGGTTGCCTGGCCGCCGGGGAGTTCTCCAGCATGCTGGGCCTGGTCGTCGGGATGGGAGCGCTGGCGCTGGTCACCGGCTCGGCAGCGGTGCTGGGTTTCCTGGGGGTGCTCCTGGTCGCCGGCGCGGTCGTCGTCTGGCCCGTCATCTCCGTCCGGCTGGCGGGCTTCGGCCACGCCTCCGGCCTGCCACCGAGCTGGCTGGGCCGGCTGCACAACCTCACCACCTACTTCTGGCCGGAGCTGACTTCCCACTGGAACGTGCTGCTCGGGGTGCGCCCGGCAGCGCGGGTGCCGGTGCCCACGCAGCTGACCGGCTACGTCTGGATCGAGAGCGGTTACCTCTGGCTGCTCTGGGGAGGCGGTCTGCCGCTGCTCGGGGCATTCCTCTTCTTCGTCCGGGTCGGCGCGTCTCGCGGCTGGCGCCTCGCCCGCACGCGCAGCGATGCCATGGGCGCGGCAGGGGTGGCGGTCTTCGTGGGCCTCGTGGTCATGGCGGTACTCATGGTCTTCGATCCGCACCTCACCTATCGCGGCTCCGCCGACGCGCTGTTCGCGCTCCTCGCGCTCACGGCGTGCGCCGACCGCGGCCGACCGTCGGCCATCCCGGGCAGATCGCCCGCGGCCGTGGTGGCCCCAGCTGCCGGAGGACGACTCCGAGCGGAAGAGACGAGGAGTTGACCGTGCACTTGGACAAGACGCCGGCGACGCGCGGTCTGCCCCGCGAGCGGCCGGTGCTGCTGGCATACCTCCGGTGGATCCTGCTCGTCACCCTCGTGGCGGTGGCCAGCGCCTGCGCGCTGTCCTGGGCCCTGCACCACCCGTCCTTCGAGTCGGAGATACGCGTCCTGGTCGAGCCGGCGGAGCCCCGAGTCGGAGCAGCCGTGGCGCCGGACATGGAGACCGAGCGGCAGGTCGCGATCTCGGGGGTGGTGACCGCGGCGGCGGCGCAACAGGTGGGCGTGTCCGCCACGTACCTCCAGGAGCACGCGTCGGTCACCGTGCCCGCGGCGAGCACGGTGCTGGTGATCCAGTTCGACGACACCTCGGCGGCGTCCGCGCAGCGGTACGCCCAAGCCATCGCCGACGCCTACGTCGACTACCGCAAGGGGCAGGCGGCGACCCTCAGCGCAGCCTCCATGCCGACCGCCGCGACGACGCCGAACTATCCGGTGAACGGCGCCGCCGGTCTCGCGCTGGGGCTGATCGTCGGTGTGGGGAGCGCACTGCTCCGCGACCGGTCGGACGACCGTCTGCGAGGTCCGCGGGACTTCGTGGAGCGGACGGAGCTCCCGATCCTGGCCACCGTGCCGGTGCGCCGGCGCCGCTGGCGCCGGGCCTCGTTGCTGCCCGTCCTGCGCGATCCGAGCTCGACAGCGGGGGAGGCCTACCGGCAGGTGAGCGGAAAGGTCGAGCGGGCCGCGCGGCAGCGCCGCAAGCTGACGACGGTGACGCTCTTCACGAGTCCGTCCGCTTCGGACGGCGTCGCGCACGTCGCCGCGAACACCGCCATCGCGCTGGCCCAGTCCGGTCACCGGGTGGTGCTGGTCGAGTGCGACGTGCGGGTGCCCCGCCTCGCCGGGTTGTTCGACATCCCTTCCGGACCGGGGGTGGCCCGGGCGCTGGTCGGCCGGGTGCCGCTGAACCAGGCGCTGCAGGCGAGCGAGGTGGAGAACCTCTCCCTGCTGCCCGCCGGCAGCCCCGGTCCGCTCGGTCCGGGGGAGCTGTTCACCTTCGGCGCCGTGGGCCGGCTGCTCAGCGCGATCCCCGCGGACATCGACCACGTCGTCGTCCTGACACCACCGGTCCTGGACGCCGCGGAGACGGCCGTCGTCGCCGAGCACGCCCACCTGCTCGTGCTGGTGGCGGTGATCGGCGCGACCACCCGCCGCGACCTCGAAGGGGCCGCCGCCGAGCTCTCCGGAGGCCCCAGCTCGCTCTTCGGCGGTGTGCTGCTGAAGGCCGGGCGCGGCGGACGGGCTGCGCGGCGCAGCCAACCCCTGCCTGCTGAGTGGGACGACGACATGGGGCCGACTGCCCCTGAGGACGACGGCGTCGCCGAGGAGACGCCGGGCACCACAGCGATCGATCGGCGAGGGAGAGCCTGATGACGGACGTGGACATCGCGGTGCTGGGAGCCGGCCCGTACGGGCTGGCGACGACGGCGCACCTGCGGCGCGCGGGGGCGGACGTGCGGGTCATCGGTGATCCGATGTCGTTCTGGCGCACGATGCCGGAGGGCATGGTGCTGCGTTCGAACTGGACCGCGACCTGCATCGGGGAGTACGAGGGGCCGCTGTCCCTGGACTCCTACATGGCAGCCACCGGCGCCCGGTTCGGCCGTCCCATCCCGTTGGACCGCTTCATCGACTACGGCGGCTGGGTGCAGCAGCAGGTGGCGCCGGACGTCGACGTCCGGCAGGTCGAGCTGGTGCAGCAGGGCACGGGCGGATTCCGCCTCGCGTTCGCGGACGGCGGCCGGCTGCACGCCCGGCGGGTCGTCGTGGCCGCCGGCATCGCCCCCTTCGCACACCGCCCGGCGTGGGCCGCCGGCCTGCCTGCCGAGTTGGTCTCGCACACGTCCGACCACCGCGACCTGTCCTGGTTCCGCGGCCGCCGCGTGCTCGTCGTGGGCGGCGGCCAGAGTGCCCTGGAGTCGGCGGCGCTGCTGCACGAGAACGGCGCCGAGGTCGAGGTCGCCGCCCGCAAGGACCACCTCACCTGGCTGCACGGCGGGAAGTACCACCGGATGCTGGGTCGCTGGGCCCCGCTGGTGTACGCCCCGACCGACGTCGGCCCGATGGGCCTGTCCCGGCTGGTGGCGCTGCCCGACCTCTTCCGTCGCCTGCCGCGCCCGGTGCAGGAGCCGCTCGCCCACCGGGCGATCCGACCGGCCGGGGCCGCCTGGCTTCAGCCGCGCCTGGTGGACGTGCCCATCCGGCTGGACAGCACGGTGCGGGAGCTCGAGCCCGTGGGGAACCGGGTGCGGGTCCGGTGGTCCACCGGGGTGGGGCCGACCGTGGACCACGTCGTCCTCGGTACCGGCTACCGGGTCGACGTCGCGCGCTACCCCTTCCTCGCGCCGCCGCTGGTCGATGCCCTGCAGCGGGTCGGCGGGTACCCGGTGCTCGGGCCCGGCATGGAGACCTCCGTGCCCGGCCTGCACATCGTCGGCGCCCCGGCCGCGTGGAGCTTCGGCCCGATCATGCGGTTCGTCTCCGGCGGCTGGTACACCGGGCAGGCCGTGGCCCGCCGCCTCACGCAGACGGACCACCGGGGAAGCCGCCGGACGACCGAGGACCCCGTGGAGAGGCAGGCCGCGTGACGGTGGTCCGCCCGCTGCCCGCTCCCGACGCCGCAGGGGCGCCTGCTGTGCCCGGTCGCGGCGTCGGGGCCGTCGTGCTGGGCGGTGACTACCAAGGGCTCGGCATCGTCCGGAGCCTCGGCCGGCGCGGGGTGCCGGTGTGCGTGGTGGACGACGAGCGGTCGATCGCCGCGGCGTCGCGGTTCACCACCCACCGGCTGCACGTGCCGGAGCTGCGCAGCGCGGAATCCACGCTCGCCGCGCTGGAGGAGGCGCGACGGCGCTTCGGGTTGGAGGGGTGGGTTCTCTTCCCCACGCGCGACGAGACGGTGGCGGTCCTGGCCGCGCACCGGGAGGAGCTGGCCGCGCACTTCCGGGTACCGACGCCCTCCTGGCAGTGCATCGAGCAGGCCTGGGACAAGCGCCGTACCTACCGGACGGCGGAAGCCCTCGGCGTGCCCGCGCCGCGCACCTGGTACCCGGTCACGGAGGACGACCTGCGCGAGGTGGACACGGCAGTGCCGCTCGTGGTCAAACCGGCCATCAAGGAGCACTTCTTCTACGCCACCGGCGTCAAGGGCTGGTGCGTCGGCACTCGGGAGGAACTCGTCGACGCATTCCGCCGGGGGCGCGCGGTCGTGGGTACCGAGGGCGAGCTGCTCGTCCAGGAGATGATCCCGGGCGGGGGTGCCGAGCAGCGCTCGTTCTGCGCCTTCTTCAAGGAGGGCGTCCCCGTGGCGAGCATGACGGTCCTCCGCCGGCGCCAGCACCCCAGCGACCTCGGGCGCTCCAGCACCTACGTCGAGACCGTCGACGCCCCGGAGCTGGTCGAGCCCTCGGTCCGGTTCCTCTCCGCGGTGGGCTACTACGGCCTGGTCGAGCTCGAGTACAAGGTCGACCCGCGTGACGGGGTGGCAAAGCTGCTCGACGTGAACGCCCGCACCTGGGGGTACCACACAGTGGGACCCGCGGCCGGAGCCGATTTCGCCGCCCTGCTCTTCGCCGACCAGGTGGGGGAGGAGGTCGTTCCCGTCCAGGCCCGCGCCGGGGTGCGCTGGGTGCGCCTGGCCACCGATGTGCCCAACGCGGTGCGCGACGTGCGCCGTGGCCGGCTGAAGCTGGGCGAGTACCTCTCCTCGCTGCGCGGGGTCGACACCGAGGCCGTGTTCTCGGTGCGCGACCCGCTGCCGGGGCTCTACGAGCTGGCGCTGCTGCCCTATCTGGCGCTGAAGCGCGGACTCTGACCCGACGGAGGGATCCGGCTGTGTTCCAGGCCTCGCACCCCTGGGGGTTTCTCGACTACTTCCGGGTGCCGTACGAGGTGACCGGGCCCCAGGAGGGCGACGGACCGCGATTCCTGAGCCGGGTCCGGGGGATCGCCGGCACGTCGCTGCTCTGGCCGCGCGCGGAGCTCGCGTCACCCGGCATCGCTGCCCGGTACCGCCTGGGCGGTTCCTGGCTGGTCGGTTCCGTCGTCGCCGATGCCGATGCCGCCCGCTTCCTGCCCAGGGTCGGGCACGGGTGGCGACCGGTCCGGTCCGTGAGACGGGAGGACGGCGCCGTCGTCGCGTCCGTCTGGCGGGATCTCACCGGCAACGTGTACGTGCCGTTCGACCTGGCCGAGGTCATGGAGACGCTCTGGTCCGAGCGCTATCGGCAGGTGCAGAGCTCTCGCGCGTCCGCCCTGGCGCGGCGCGCGCTCCTCCGCGGCTACTACGCGGTCAAACCGGCCGTGCCCAGGAGCACCCAGCTGGCACTGCGTCGGCGCCTCAGCCGGGTGCAGGGCCGGTCGGCCTTCCCGCGGTGGCCGGTCGAGGACAGCCTGCACGACCTGTACGCGTGGATGTTCTCGGTGCTGACCCAGATCGCGGGAGGTCCCGTCCCGTGGCTGGACGTGTGGCCTGCCGGTCGTTCGTGGGCGATGGTGCTGACCCACGACGTCGAGACGGAGATCGGCTACCGGAACCTGCACCTGCTGCGCGATCCGGAGCGAGCCGGAGGCTACCGCTCGTCGTGGAACTTCGTGCCGGACCGCTACCCCGAGCGCTACGAGGTGGGGACGACGGTTCTCCACGAGCTGCGGGACCAGGGCTGCGAGATCGGCGTCCACGGGCTGCGCCACGACGGGCGCGACCTCGGCTCCCGGCGCCTGCTCGAGCAGCGGCTCCCTGAGATCCGGGCACACGCCGAGCGGTGGGGCGCCGTCGGCTTCCGCTCTCCGGCCACGCAGCGGGTCTGGGAGTGGATGCCCGAGATGGGGTTCGCGTACGACTCCTCCTACACCGACACCGACCCGTACGAGCCGCAAGCCGGCGGGTGCTGCACCTACCTGCCCTTCCTGAACCGGGGGCAGGTGGAACTGCCGATCACGCTGCCGCAGGACCACACTCTCTTCACCGTCCTCGGGCACACCGACGGGGGCCTGTGGATCGACAAGGCACGGCACCTGAGGGAGCGATGCGGCATGGTGCTGGTCCTGACGCATCCGGACTACGCCGTCGATCCGCGCGTGACGGGCGCGTACCGCGCTCTGCTGGAGGAGTTCCGGGATGACGACACCGCCTGGCGGGCGCTGCCCGCGGAGGTCGACGACTGGTGGCGGCGCCGGGTGTCGTCCAGCGTGCGGGCGACCGCGGACGGGTGGCGCATCGACGGGCCGGCGGCTGCGGACGGCGCCGTCCGTCTCAGCCCGCCGGTCGGTCACATCGCGGAGACGGAGGTCGTCTCGTGAGGCGGGGTCCGCGGCGCAGGGCCGGCCGCGGGGGCCCGCCGCACGTGCTGGTCGTCGTGGAGAACGTCGCACTGGGCATCGACATCCGCGTGCGCAAGCAGGTCCGCGACCTGCTCGCCTCCTGTTACCGGGTGTCGGTGATCACCCGGGCCGCGCCGGAGAACGAGGAGTACCGCCGGTTGCCGGGGCTGACCGTGCTGGAGTACCCGTCCCCGCCGGAACCGGGCGGCCTCCTGGGCTACCTGGGCGAGTACGCGGTGTCCTTCGCCTGGGCGGCCGTCCGGTCGGTCGCGGCGCGCCTACAGGGGCGGATCGACGTCCTGCAGTTGTGCCAGCCGCCGGACCTCTACTTCCCGCTGGCCTGGCTGCACAAGGCACTGGGCGCAGCCGTCGTGGTCGACCAGCGCGATCTCCTGCCAGAGCTGTTCGCCGAGCGCCAGCAACGGCAGGTGGGTGCCGTCGTCGCGGCGCTCCGGTGGTGCGAACGACGGTCGCAGCGGGTCGCCGACGAGACGATCTGCGTGAACGAGTACCTCGAGCAACGACTGGTGGCGGCCGGCGCGCGGCGCGTGACGATCGTCCGGAACGGACCGGTGCTCGAGCGCGTGGGGCGCGCCGTCCCGGACCGGTCGCTGCGCGGCCAGCACACGTTCCTGTGCTGCTGGGCCGGGAAGATGGGCCGGCAGGACCGGGTGGACCTGGTGCTGCGGACCATCGCGCACGTGGTGCACGACCTCGGGGTCAAGGACGTCCGCTTCGTGCTGCTCGGCGACGGCGAGTGCCTCGAGGAGAGCCGCGCGCTCGCGGCAGAACTGGGCCTCGACCATTGGGTCTCGCTGCCGGGGTGGGTGGGGGAGAACGAGGTCTTCGCCCACCTCGCCACCGCCGACGTGGGTGCCGATGCCTCGCTGCAGGAGGAGGTCTCGCCGGTCAAGGCCCTGGAGTACATGGCCTTCGGCGTGCCCTTCGTCGCCTTCGACCTGCGGGAGACCAGAGCGATCGGTGCCGGGGCGAGCGTGCTGGTCGAAGCCGGCGACACAGCGGCGCTGGCACGAGAGTTGGTGGCTCTGCTCGAGGACCCCGAGCGCCGCAGCGCGCTGGGCCGCGTCGGACAGGAGCGCGTTCGCGCCGATCTCGCGTGGGAGCACCAGGCGACGAGATACCTCGCGGTGATCGACCGGCTCGCCGGTCGGACCGCCGACCGGCAGGAGGTGCCGGCGTGAGGACACGAACCTCCGATCCACCCGGCCACGACGCGCTCCTCCGGGGTCTGATCACCGGATCGGTGGCCGTGGTCATCGCCGGCTGCGCGGCGCAGCTGGTCGACTACGGGCTCGGTCTGGGTCTCGATGCTCTCGACTCGTCGCAGGACGGCGGCATCTTCGGGGCGGTCGGGGACGTGGCCGCCGCCTCCGCCGCAGGCGCCGCGTGGCTCCTGCTGGTGCGACGGCGACCGGTCCTCCCAGCCGCCGTCGTGCTCCCGCCGCTGCTCACCTTCCTGGCGCTCGACAAGGTGGTCCGGCTGCACGACCAGGTGCCGCACTACCTGTTGCTCTACGCACCGGTGCTCGCCGGCGCCGCCGTCTGCCTGATCGGTCTGATCCGCCGCATGCCGCGCGAGAGCGCCAGGACGGCGGCGGTCGGGCTCGGGTTGCTGGTGTTCTCCTTCGGTCTGCACGTGGTCGGCGAACGGCTGCTGCTTGATCTCGGGCTGGCCGACTCCGGGTGGGCGCGGCAGCTGAAGGCCGTGGTGAAGCACGGGGCGGAGGTGCAGGGCTGGTGGCTGCTGGCCATCGGCCTCGCCCGTCCGGTGCTCGGACGGCGAGGATCGCGGGCCGAGGTCTGAGCGGTGCTGGCACCACGACCGGTCCGCCGGCGGACCGTCCTCCTGGTGGTCGCGCTGGTGGTGGCGGTGCTCCTCGGGACGCTCGGCGTCGCGGCCGCTCAGGGATGGCCGCCGTTCGAGGGCGAGGACTCGGGGCCACCGCTGGCCGGTGGCTACTTCTCGCTCAGCCCGGTCGGGTCCTACGCGTCGCTACCCGATGACAAGGGGGCCGCGGCGGAGGTGCACCGGTCGACCTGGGAGCCGCGGAGGGACAACGAGACCTACAACGGCACGGTGCCCGAAGGGCTCCGCCTCGTGCCCAGGGACCCCTCCACGCGGGCCTACGACCCCCGGTGGAACACGCACGTGCTGCGCCGCGTCACGGGCGACTTCACCGGGACGACCGACGAGATCTTCCAGTGGGCCGCGGCCAAGTGGGGAGTGCCGGACGACCTGCTGCGCGCCATGGCCTACCGGGAGTCGGAGTGGCGGCAGGGCAATTTCGGCGACGAGGTGGACGACGCCGCCGCGTGCGCGGAGGTGCACTCGACACCGCCCTGCGCCGTCACTTTCGGCATCGTCGGAGTGCGCTCGACGTCCTGGCCCGGCATCTTCCCCTGGAACCGCGACTCCACCGCTGCGGCGGTCGACGTGCTGGGAGGGTGGCTGCGCGGCTGCTACGAGGGCTGGGTGTGGTGGCTGCGGGACCACGGTCACGCGGGGCGGGGCGTGTACCGCGCCGGCGATCTGTGGGGTTGCGTGGGCGCATGGTTCTCCGGCGACTGGCACGACGGCGCCGTCGGTGTGCCCTCGGGGGAGAACTACATCCACCGCGTCAAGGACGCCTACCGGCAGCGTCCGTGGCTGGCGCGGCTGTTCTGATCGATGTGGGACGCTCGCGGCCGCACCACGGTCGGGCGTCGCGTGTGAGGATCTCCAGGAGTGCCGAACGCTCTGAAACCGGGAGCGAGCGATGGCCGTTCACTCGAGAAGCGCCCTCCCCGGCGCCCAGGCGCCGGCCGCCGACGCGGGTTCTCGGATCCCGCGTGCCGCCGCCCCGGCGGGTTCTCGCCGGCGCGCTCGTCGGAAGCGGAGGGTCGCCGACACCGAGATGCCGGCATCCCGGCCACCGTGGCGAACGGTGCTCATCATCGTCGCCGCCCTCGTGGTCGCCGGGGCGGGGCTCCTGGTCGGAGCCGTCACGTGGTCGGTCGAGCACTTCAGCAGTCACGTGCAGCGGGTCAGCGGCGTCTTTCCGGAGGGCGGACGGCCGGCGTCGGCGGCCGGATCCCTCACCTTCCTGACCGTGGGCGTCGAGCCCGTCGCCGGATCGCTGCTCCCGGACGCCATCGCCCTGGTGCACGTCACGGGTGCGCGCACGGGTGTGCAGGTGGTGTTCCTGCCCGTCGACGCGTCGCTGGGCCAGAGCCCGACGCTTCGCGAGGTGTTCGGCGCCGGTGGGCCGTCGGCCCTGCTGGAGGCGGTGGAGAGCGCCTCCCACGTGCGTGTCGACCACTACGCCGAGGTGGACTTCACCGGATTCCGCGCCGTCACCGACGCTTTGGGCGGGGTGGAGGCGGACGTCCCAGCACCCTTCAACAACCACGGGCACTCCTTCGCCGCGGGCCGGCAGCACCTCGACGGGGACGCCGCTCTGGCATACGTGCGATCGACCCCGCAGCCCGGGACGACACTCCCGGAGCAGCGCGAGCAGGTGCTGGTCTCCGCGCTGTTCGACCGGCTCGAGCAGATGACGTCGGGCGACCTCCGCCGGCTGCAGAGCTTCACCGAGGCCCTCACCGGGGCGGTGCGGGTCGACGACACCCTGTCGGACACCGCCCTGGTGCAGCTGGCGTGGAGCCTCCGCGACGTCTCCCGACCGGACTTCGTCACCGTGCCGGTGACCGGCGGTGGGACCGGGGCGCCCGTTCTGGACCAGACTCGGGCGGAGGCAGTCTGGCGATATCTGCAGGAGGACTCGCTAGGTGACCACCTCGCGGAGTTCCGATGAGGTCGTCCGTGCCGCGGGGCCGGCCGCTGTTCCTCACCGTTCCTCTGCACGTGGTGGGCCTCGTGATCCTCGGCGTGGACGTGTGGGGGGTGGCCTTCTGGGCCGCGGTGGGGGATTCCGTCGGGATCGGAATGGTCACCGTCGCAGTTGCCGTCATCCTCGGCCTAGGGGCCATGTTGGCGGCCGACGCCCGGCGTCAGTGGCTGCTTCGCCGCCCGCGAGCAGCCACTGGAGCCCTGGAGGACAGCGCGGAGGGTCTTCGCGAGAATCCGGAGGTCCAAGGCTAGGGACCAGTTCTCGACGTAGAGGGCCCTGACCGATCTAGCGCTGGCGCGTTCTTCCGCAGGTCACGACGGCCACGGGACGACGTGAAACAGGAGCGCCGATCGGACTATTGAGTTCAGCTGGGCAGCCGCACCCGACCGTGGTCGACGGCAGGAGGACCGGGAGAGCTACCCGGTGGCCCGCTTATCTTCGCCGCGGCGGACGGCATGGGCGGGCACCTCGATGGCGCGCAGGCCAGCAAGATCGCCGTGCAGCGGCTGGCCGAAATCGTGCAGGGCCGGACGGTGAACATCGAGCAGCTGAACGCCGCGCTCGAGCCGGCCGGACAAGGACATCATGACCTTGGGGACGTCGACACGCTTAGCCGGCCCGGGACGACGGTCGCCGGCCTGGCGCTCACCGAGCAGGACGGCGAGGTCTGCTGGCTGGCCTTCCACGTCGGCGACTCGCGCATCTACCGGTGGTCCGAGGCGGACGGCCTCGAGCAGATCGGGAGCGACCACTCGGTCGTGCAGGCGCTCGTGGACGCCGGCGCCATCACCGAGGAGCGGGCGCTCACCCACCCGCAGCGGCGCATGATCACCAAGGCGCCCGGCTTCGGCGACCGCGGGGGAGCGGACTACACGTTCCTGCCGGTCGTCCCCGGCGACCGCTTCCTCATGTGCTCCGACGGCCTCACGGGCGAGCTGCTCGACGGTCGGATCGCGGTCATGACCACGGATGCCGACGAGCAGGCGCTCGCGGAGCAACTGGTCGCGGAAGCCGTCCAGCTGGGTGCGCAGGACAACGTCAGCGTCGTCGTCGCACAGGTCTAGGCGAAAACAAGGCGACGCATACAACGAATTCGGTGCCGGGCGAGCAAGTCCGCACTCGGCGTCCAGTCCCAGCACCGGGAGCCTCCAGCAACACGCGACGCACCGCTGCGAGCCACCGAGACCCGGAGGGTTGCACAGGGGTCAGCCCCCCGCCACATCGAGAATCGCCGAAGCGCGCCCGCGATCGCAACGTATCCGTCAGGCACGACTCGATCCGGCATGCCTCAAGAGCCACGACATGAACAGAACGCCGATACCCCGGCGAATGGGGTACCGACATTGGCGCTGCTCGACAGACGCCCGCCAGACCTTCCGAACTGCCTAGAATCTAGGTCTTCGCCCTAACCGAACTCGCCTACTACGCCGCAAACCCACCCGCAACTCCATCGAGGGACCCGTGGAAGCGTCTCCTTTGGGAAGGCTGTAGCTTTGTCCAGGTGATGCAACACGGGGAGCACGCGAAGATCGTCATCACCTTCGGCACTTTCGACGTCTTTCACATCGGCCATCTCCGCATTCTCGAACGTGCCAGGCTTCTCGGAGACCACCTCATCGTGGGCGTCTCGAGCGATGCGCTCAACATGAGCAAGAAGGACCGACCGCCGGTGTTCTCGGAAGACGAGCGCCTGGCCATTGTAGGAGCGCTGAGGTGCGTTGACGGCACTTTCCTCGAGGAAAGCCTTGAGATGAAGGCGGAGTACATCCAGCACTTTCGAGCCGACGTACTCGTCATGGGGGACGACTGGCAGGGCCGCTTC
Protein-coding regions in this window:
- a CDS encoding polysaccharide biosynthesis tyrosine autokinase gives rise to the protein MHLDKTPATRGLPRERPVLLAYLRWILLVTLVAVASACALSWALHHPSFESEIRVLVEPAEPRVGAAVAPDMETERQVAISGVVTAAAAQQVGVSATYLQEHASVTVPAASTVLVIQFDDTSAASAQRYAQAIADAYVDYRKGQAATLSAASMPTAATTPNYPVNGAAGLALGLIVGVGSALLRDRSDDRLRGPRDFVERTELPILATVPVRRRRWRRASLLPVLRDPSSTAGEAYRQVSGKVERAARQRRKLTTVTLFTSPSASDGVAHVAANTAIALAQSGHRVVLVECDVRVPRLAGLFDIPSGPGVARALVGRVPLNQALQASEVENLSLLPAGSPGPLGPGELFTFGAVGRLLSAIPADIDHVVVLTPPVLDAAETAVVAEHAHLLVLVAVIGATTRRDLEGAAAELSGGPSSLFGGVLLKAGRGGRAARRSQPLPAEWDDDMGPTAPEDDGVAEETPGTTAIDRRGRA
- a CDS encoding NAD(P)-binding domain-containing protein, with amino-acid sequence MTDVDIAVLGAGPYGLATTAHLRRAGADVRVIGDPMSFWRTMPEGMVLRSNWTATCIGEYEGPLSLDSYMAATGARFGRPIPLDRFIDYGGWVQQQVAPDVDVRQVELVQQGTGGFRLAFADGGRLHARRVVVAAGIAPFAHRPAWAAGLPAELVSHTSDHRDLSWFRGRRVLVVGGGQSALESAALLHENGAEVEVAARKDHLTWLHGGKYHRMLGRWAPLVYAPTDVGPMGLSRLVALPDLFRRLPRPVQEPLAHRAIRPAGAAWLQPRLVDVPIRLDSTVRELEPVGNRVRVRWSTGVGPTVDHVVLGTGYRVDVARYPFLAPPLVDALQRVGGYPVLGPGMETSVPGLHIVGAPAAWSFGPIMRFVSGGWYTGQAVARRLTQTDHRGSRRTTEDPVERQAA
- a CDS encoding carboxylate--amine ligase — protein: MTVVRPLPAPDAAGAPAVPGRGVGAVVLGGDYQGLGIVRSLGRRGVPVCVVDDERSIAAASRFTTHRLHVPELRSAESTLAALEEARRRFGLEGWVLFPTRDETVAVLAAHREELAAHFRVPTPSWQCIEQAWDKRRTYRTAEALGVPAPRTWYPVTEDDLREVDTAVPLVVKPAIKEHFFYATGVKGWCVGTREELVDAFRRGRAVVGTEGELLVQEMIPGGGAEQRSFCAFFKEGVPVASMTVLRRRQHPSDLGRSSTYVETVDAPELVEPSVRFLSAVGYYGLVELEYKVDPRDGVAKLLDVNARTWGYHTVGPAAGADFAALLFADQVGEEVVPVQARAGVRWVRLATDVPNAVRDVRRGRLKLGEYLSSLRGVDTEAVFSVRDPLPGLYELALLPYLALKRGL
- a CDS encoding glycosyltransferase family 4 protein, which encodes MRRGPRRRAGRGGPPHVLVVVENVALGIDIRVRKQVRDLLASCYRVSVITRAAPENEEYRRLPGLTVLEYPSPPEPGGLLGYLGEYAVSFAWAAVRSVAARLQGRIDVLQLCQPPDLYFPLAWLHKALGAAVVVDQRDLLPELFAERQQRQVGAVVAALRWCERRSQRVADETICVNEYLEQRLVAAGARRVTIVRNGPVLERVGRAVPDRSLRGQHTFLCCWAGKMGRQDRVDLVLRTIAHVVHDLGVKDVRFVLLGDGECLEESRALAAELGLDHWVSLPGWVGENEVFAHLATADVGADASLQEEVSPVKALEYMAFGVPFVAFDLRETRAIGAGASVLVEAGDTAALARELVALLEDPERRSALGRVGQERVRADLAWEHQATRYLAVIDRLAGRTADRQEVPA
- a CDS encoding LCP family protein; its protein translation is MLIIVAALVVAGAGLLVGAVTWSVEHFSSHVQRVSGVFPEGGRPASAAGSLTFLTVGVEPVAGSLLPDAIALVHVTGARTGVQVVFLPVDASLGQSPTLREVFGAGGPSALLEAVESASHVRVDHYAEVDFTGFRAVTDALGGVEADVPAPFNNHGHSFAAGRQHLDGDAALAYVRSTPQPGTTLPEQREQVLVSALFDRLEQMTSGDLRRLQSFTEALTGAVRVDDTLSDTALVQLAWSLRDVSRPDFVTVPVTGGGTGAPVLDQTRAEAVWRYLQEDSLGDHLAEFR
- a CDS encoding PP2C family protein-serine/threonine phosphatase codes for the protein MGSRTRPWSTAGGPGELPGGPLIFAAADGMGGHLDGAQASKIAVQRLAEIVQGRTVNIEQLNAALEPAGQGHHDLGDVDTLSRPGTTVAGLALTEQDGEVCWLAFHVGDSRIYRWSEADGLEQIGSDHSVVQALVDAGAITEERALTHPQRRMITKAPGFGDRGGADYTFLPVVPGDRFLMCSDGLTGELLDGRIAVMTTDADEQALAEQLVAEAVQLGAQDNVSVVVAQV
- a CDS encoding adenylyltransferase/cytidyltransferase family protein, yielding MQHGEHAKIVITFGTFDVFHIGHLRILERARLLGDHLIVGVSSDALNMSKKDRPPVFSEDERLAIVGALRCVDGTFLEESLEMKAEYIQHFRADVLVMGDDWQGRFDHLGDICEVVYLPRTPSISTTATIERIQRPLLGGGSPL